The genomic region GCTTCTGATGGCAAGGCTGCCTACAGTTTGCATAAGAACGCCCTTGTCCGCACTTCCTTTATTGGCGGAATGATTCCGCAAAAGCAAGTGTTGAAACTTTCAGGTGCGAAGGTAGGCCCAGTTGTTTACGGCAACAAGATTCTTGTGATGACAAAGACCGCCTTGAAGATTGCTGAGATGAACAAGTCCGATGAATTTGTATGGACTGCTGATTCTATTGTTTTTGGAAAAGTCCTTGAAACAGCGAACTTTGACAAGTTTGTTCCGACGGATATGGCGGTTTGCGGAAAGGATGAAAAGGCCTCTTTGGTTATGGTAGGCGAAAATGGCCATTGGATGGTCCGCACCATTGATGGCTCCAAGGTTCTGAAACAAGGGTCCACTGCTAATGATAAACACTTTAGAGTGGCTTGCACCGATATGGACAAGGATGGCTCTGAGGAAGTGATTTTTGTGGGAAGCCGCGGTACTGTGTTTGCAAACACCTTGACTGACGATGACAAGGGAATGAAAACCTTTTGGAAAGAAAAGAACTATAAGCGTGGCGCAGCAGGAACCAGTGGCTTGAAGGATGAAACATCTGGCATTGCTGTGGGTGATGTAAATGATGATGGTTATCCGGAAATTGTTTTCCTTGGTGACAACTTGGTTTACGCCTTGGATCGTTTCGGTTTGCCTTTGAAAAATTTCCCGGCCATGATTAGCCGAGGCTCTCCTATTTACGGTTTCTTCAGCGATCCCTTGATTGTCAATGTAAATGATGACGAAGCTCCTGAAATTCTAGTTCCCAGCAACGACGGTCTGGTGTATGCCTTTACAGGAAAGGGCTCTCAGGTGAAGGATGGTTTCCCCATCGCCGCTGGTAGCTTTGAATACGCCGATTCCCTTTCTGATCTGCAGCCCATGAGCATTTTCGTGACAAATGCTGTTTCTGATAAGAAGTCTAGTGGCTCGGAACTTTATGCGTTCCACAGGAATTACGCATCGGCATTCCGTTTACCTAAGGCAAAGTCCTCCTCATCGGAATCTGCTCTTGCCTGGACTCTCCCTGCTGGCGGCAATGAACGTATCGGTTGGTTTGACGCAAGCGCCTTGAAGGATGTAAAGACCGAAAAGGCTGAAAACGTAATTTCTGAATTCTTCCTGTTCCCCAATCCGGTTCGTGGCGGTAAGGCAAAGGCCCAGTTTGAAATTGGTGCCGAAGCAACTTCTGCTACCTTGGAACTGTATGACATTACGGGTCTCTGTGTTTATAAGATGACGGTTGCGGATGTGGTTCGTGGCCGCAACCGCGTTGAAAATCTGGATTTGACTTCCCTGGGTTCCGATGTCTATACTGCTCGCTTGCAGGTGAAGTTTGCTGATGGCAAGAAGAAGCAGAAACTATACCGTGTTGGTGTGATTCGCTAATGAGGTTTTGCAGGGACAATTTCGTCGGGCTGATTCTGGGCTCCTTTGTCGCCTGCTTGGCGGCCGCTTGTTCCGTTGCCGACGGTGATCCTGTTGAACTAGATACCATCACTGGCCCGCTGGTGAAATCCTCCAGCAGCGTTGCGAAAGAGTCCAGTTCAAGTGCTGCTGATTCTGTTGATAACGAAAATGCTCTTGCGAATATCGACTCTCTCGTGAAATTCGTAAAGATTCCTGCCATGAAATTGACTCGTGGATCCACTGTCTTCAAAGTGGATTCTTTTGAAATCGCAGAAGTTGAAGTGACACAGAAGCTTTATTCCGTGGTGATGAAAAACTTGCCGGATATGGACAAGGAGGGCGATAGTATTGCTGTTGCCAATGTGACCTGGTTCGATGCGATCTTGTTCTGCAACGCCTTTTCTAGACTGTTGAATTTGGACACTGCGTATGTCTACGACGGCAAAGACAAATTCGGCGATTTAAAGGATTTGCGCATTGACTATAAGGCTGACGCTATTCGTCTTCCCACGGAAACAGAATGGGAAATTGCAGCGAGAGCTGGGACAACATCTGCTTACTATTGGGGAACGCAACCTGCCTCGGAATATGCGTATTACGCACAAACTAGCGGTCCTGTGAAGGTCGCCAGCTATATCGCTAATGGCTATGGCCTCTACGATATGGGCGGCAATGTTGCGGAATGGGTCAATGACTGGTACGATGCTTATTCTGTGGCTGGTGAACAAAATCCTGTTGGCCCCGATTTTGGCGAATATAAAGTGATTCGCGGTGGTGGATGGTCCGATAAAGTTTCTGCCATGGGATCTTCTGAACGCGGTAAAAAATTGCCCACGACGCAATCCCAAATGATTGGCTTCAGAGTTGTCCATTCTACTGGATTTTAGGCTTAAACAGTAATCTCTTCAGTTGCAAATTGTTAAATTATGCAATATGAAGAATTTGAATTCCAAGGTATATTCCTTCCTTAAAATGGTGGCCCCTGTTGCTATGGTGTCGCTGTTTGTTTCCGCTTGTTCTGAAGAAAAGAAAGAACCTCTTCCGGAACTGCCTGCTATTGAACTTCCTAAGGAACTTCCCGGCCTTTATTCTGGTCGAATGCCTTGTGATGACTGCTCCGCAAAGATGATCCGCATGAACCTCAACGAGGATATGTCCGTTGTTGTGGTCCAGACGAAGATTCAGGACTCCCTGACCATTGATACGCTCTCCGGAACCTATGTTGTAACGGACAGTACGGTGAATGTTTCCTTGTCGGAAAACTCCATTCATTGGAATTATAAACGCGGTTCCATGGGAACATTGTCCTATCTGACAAGCAATGGCGCTGTTTATGAAGACGAGAATGGCCTTCATGCTGATCTAATCCGTATTTTCAAATCTCCGGCCAAGAAGGCTGCCGCAGAAACAAAAACGGAGCCGGGAAACTAATGAAGTTTTCGGTGCTGATAGTCGATGACGAGCCTTTAGCTCGGAGGCGTATGCGCTCTTTGCTGGAAGAATTCTCTGAGGAAGTCGAAATCCTTGGAGAAGCTTCTTCTGGTGCGACCGCAATTCAGCTGATTCGAGAACTAATGCCAGATGTGGTTTTCCTGGACGTTCAAATGCCGGATATGGACGGCTTTGATGTTCTTCATGGCTTAAAAAAGGATGAAGTTCCGCTGGTTGTGTTCACGACGGCTTATGATGATTTTGCAGTAAAGGCCTTTGACGAGGATACTGTCGATTATCTCTTGAAACCTGTTGAACCGGAACGCTTGGCTGCGTCCATTGAAAGAATTCGCCGTCGCTTACCTGTTACGGAAAGTGAACCGGCTTTGCCACAGAATATTGATTTGGAAAAATTACGCAGTCTGGTGAGCGTGGATGGCTCGTATATGCGTCGCCTCCAAGTCAAGATTGGCGATAGGATTATTTTTGTCAATCTGGACGAAGTGATTCGTTTCCAAAGCGAAGAAAAATACACGACCGTTTATACGACTAGTAATCAGTATGTTATTGACACTCCAATTATTGAATTGGAAAAAAGACTAGACCCGAAGAATTTTGTGAAAGTTCATAGATCTCATATTGTGGCTATCGACTATATCGCAGAATGCAGAAAACTGGAAACGGGGAAAATGGTCGTATTCCTGAAGGACAGGAATATGACCCAGCTGCAAGTCAGTCGTAATGCTATAAAGAAATTTCGAAATCTTTAATTGTACGGAGTAGAGATGGATTCTGAAAAGAAAAAATCAACGAAGAGTTTTTTGAAAGGATTGTTCAGCGGAATTGTTGTCCCGATTGTCTTGTGCATTGTTGTGATCCAGTATGTATTCCAGGCTTTCCAGATTCCTAGTGGCTCTATGGAAGACTCCTTGAAGACAGGCGATTTCCTGCTTGGTCTCAAGTTTACGTATGGCTCTCCCGTTCCCTTTAGCAATAAGAAGTTCCCGAGCATCATTGACCCGAAGCCTGGTGATGTGGTGATTTTCCGTTATCCTGGTGATCCGGAATATCCCGATGGAAGTCCGGAACGTTACACCCATCTTTTCAATGCATTGATGTTCGGCAATTTCTACTGGGACCACAATCCTGAAGATGGTCAGCCTCATTTGGTTCATTATGCTGATGGTCCCAAGGATTATATCAAGCGTTGCGTTGGTGTTAGTGGTGATACTCTTGCTGTGCATCGCGGCCGCCTTTACGTGAACGGAGTTCGCCAGGATACCTTGCCTAGTCATGGCAAATGGACTTCTTTGAGCAGAACTTTGTCTCCGCGAGATGAACGCGAGACTTTTGTTGTTCCTTCTGTGGGTGATACCATTTATGTGGATTCCGTATCTCTGGAACAGCTTTGGTGGCTACGTTCCATTGTCGCTCAGGAAAATCCGGATGAATCTGTTGAACTGGATCTTTCTCTCTGGAAGGATGGGGTTGAAATCAACAACTATGATTTCGAAAACTTCAAGATGCCGGTGGAAAATGACCGTGGCCTTGCCATGAACGAACTGTTCCGTCGCAATCGTCAGGTGATTCAGCATCGCCTGGTTCAGGGTGATACGATTTCTGGCGCAATGTCCTTTAACTACTATAGAGAACTTGCCCGTATGGCTTACTTGCCTATGATTGACCCCCATGCAAAGGGTGGCATGATTCGCAATGTGAGCTACATTGGTTTTGAAGGTTCCATGCTTCAGGACTTGGAAGGTAACGTGGCCATGTTGAACCGCGAAGAAAGTGCCGCTGTCGAAGCCGCTGCAGAATCTGCTGTTGTTGACAGCACTGCTGACAGTGTTGTTGCCGAAGTTCCTGCTGCACCTCAACAGGCTTCAAAGTTCGAAATTCGTCGTAAGCTTTCTCTTGGTGGAAAGCCCATGGATTTCTACGTAGTAAAGACTCCGCAGTATTTCATGATGGGTGACAACCGAGACAATTCTGCTGATAGCCGCTATTGGGGTTTTGTGTCCCAGCGTAATATCAAGGCTCAGGCTTTCGTTATTTACTTCTCATTTGAAAATGAAGATGGTGCGTTCTCTCTGGGTAATCCGTTTACCTGGTGGCGCCTCCCCTTTAGAATTCGCTGGTCTCGTATTGGCAAGGTGATTCCGCTGATCTAGTATGAGAGTGAAGTCGTTTATAAGCGCTTTTGTTGCGGGCCTGCTTTTGGTGGCCTGTGCGACCCAGGTGGCGCCCTCTGGAGGTCCGGAGGACAAGTTGCCCCCTCGTGTCGCGGCTGTGTATCCGGCTCCCAATACGACGAATCATCCCAACGAACTTTTGGTGAAGTTGGAATTTGATGAATGGATTAATGCTGCTATTCCTAGAAGCGCTGTTTCCATTTCTCCTCCCATTGAAAAGAAATTGCGTTTTGAAGTGAGCGGAAAATCCCTGGTGCTGACTTCCCGTGCGGAACTGGATACGGGTACCACATATACGGTGACTTTTGCCGGGGGCATTAAGGACCTTCGCGGAAATACTTTGTCGAAGCCGTTCCAGGTGGTGTTCTCTACGGGTGCGGTAATTGATTCCTTGACTTTGTCGGGTCGCGTTCTTGTAAATGAGACCATGATCAACAAGAAACAGTTCCCCAGTGTAGGTCTTTTCCTGATGGGGCCGGAACGCGAGTCCCGCAAGTATCTGGCTAAGTATCGTGACTCCGTTACGAAGACCTTGGACCTGATGCCTATGCTGCTGAAGGAACCTCCGCTGTACGTGACTCGTGCAGACAGCGCAGGTAACTTTACCCTGACGGGTTTGAAGGCTGGCTCATATCGTGTTGTTGCCTTTGTCGATGGCAACGGAAACCAGAAAATTGAATTGTCCACGGAACAGGTTGGCATTTGGACCCAGGATCTGGTGCTGACGGAACAGAGTACCGATACCATGTGGATTCCCATTGCTGATATGGATACGACGCATCTGG from Fibrobacter sp. harbors:
- a CDS encoding LytTR family DNA-binding domain-containing protein, whose translation is MRSLLEEFSEEVEILGEASSGATAIQLIRELMPDVVFLDVQMPDMDGFDVLHGLKKDEVPLVVFTTAYDDFAVKAFDEDTVDYLLKPVEPERLAASIERIRRRLPVTESEPALPQNIDLEKLRSLVSVDGSYMRRLQVKIGDRIIFVNLDEVIRFQSEEKYTTVYTTSNQYVIDTPIIELEKRLDPKNFVKVHRSHIVAIDYIAECRKLETGKMVVFLKDRNMTQLQVSRNAIKKFRNL
- a CDS encoding copper resistance protein NlpE N-terminal domain-containing protein, which codes for MKNLNSKVYSFLKMVAPVAMVSLFVSACSEEKKEPLPELPAIELPKELPGLYSGRMPCDDCSAKMIRMNLNEDMSVVVVQTKIQDSLTIDTLSGTYVVTDSTVNVSLSENSIHWNYKRGSMGTLSYLTSNGAVYEDENGLHADLIRIFKSPAKKAAAETKTEPGN
- the lepB gene encoding signal peptidase I produces the protein MDSEKKKSTKSFLKGLFSGIVVPIVLCIVVIQYVFQAFQIPSGSMEDSLKTGDFLLGLKFTYGSPVPFSNKKFPSIIDPKPGDVVIFRYPGDPEYPDGSPERYTHLFNALMFGNFYWDHNPEDGQPHLVHYADGPKDYIKRCVGVSGDTLAVHRGRLYVNGVRQDTLPSHGKWTSLSRTLSPRDERETFVVPSVGDTIYVDSVSLEQLWWLRSIVAQENPDESVELDLSLWKDGVEINNYDFENFKMPVENDRGLAMNELFRRNRQVIQHRLVQGDTISGAMSFNYYRELARMAYLPMIDPHAKGGMIRNVSYIGFEGSMLQDLEGNVAMLNREESAAVEAAAESAVVDSTADSVVAEVPAAPQQASKFEIRRKLSLGGKPMDFYVVKTPQYFMMGDNRDNSADSRYWGFVSQRNIKAQAFVIYFSFENEDGAFSLGNPFTWWRLPFRIRWSRIGKVIPLI
- a CDS encoding formylglycine-generating enzyme family protein, whose translation is MRFCRDNFVGLILGSFVACLAAACSVADGDPVELDTITGPLVKSSSSVAKESSSSAADSVDNENALANIDSLVKFVKIPAMKLTRGSTVFKVDSFEIAEVEVTQKLYSVVMKNLPDMDKEGDSIAVANVTWFDAILFCNAFSRLLNLDTAYVYDGKDKFGDLKDLRIDYKADAIRLPTETEWEIAARAGTTSAYYWGTQPASEYAYYAQTSGPVKVASYIANGYGLYDMGGNVAEWVNDWYDAYSVAGEQNPVGPDFGEYKVIRGGGWSDKVSAMGSSERGKKLPTTQSQMIGFRVVHSTGF